Below is a genomic region from Equus caballus isolate H_3958 breed thoroughbred chromosome X, TB-T2T, whole genome shotgun sequence.
AGCTCTCTGGGGGAGGGAGCTTCTCAGATGGCCTCCCAGCCGTCCTTGTCTACTGATATTCATGGTCTTGTGTAATTCTCTCCCTTGAGTAATGATTCTAACCAACAGAATGCCTCAACATTGAGGGGCTGTAACTTCCGTGATTGGACTACAAGAAATTCTGACTTCTGTTTTGCCAGCAGACTCTCTCttctggctttgatgaagcaaacTACCATGCTGTGAGCTGCCTCATGAAAGGAAAGGGACACATGGCAAGGACTGAGGGCACctctggctgacagccagcaaggaactgaggccctcagttcAACAGGCTGCAGAGAACTGTATTTTGCCCAAAACCACTTGAGTGTGGAGCAGATTCTTCCCCAGTCCTGCCTTCAGATGAGTCCTCAATCCCACTTGACACCTTCCCTAATCGCACCCTCAGGAGAGCCACTGGGGCAGAGGACCAGCTAAGCcagcctggattcctgacccacaaaaagTGGGAGATAATGAAAGCATGTATTTTCACACACTaagattgtggtaatttgtcacacaGAAAGAGGTAACAAATACAGTACCCTTATTTGAATTCTAGAACAAGAGAAAGGCAGTTGTGGAAAAAGCAGTGAAGTCCAAACTAAGTCCGCAGCTGAGTTCCTAGTACTGTGCCAATGTCATTTTGTTAGTATTGATAAATGTgccatggttatgtaagatgttaacctTAGGGGGAGCTGGGTGATGGGTGTGGGAATTTGCTCAAGTCTTTGTGACTCTTTGGTAAATCTAAAATTCTTTCACActacaaactttaaaaaacaacactCCTGGGTATTACATgttatgtttataaaataaagatgagaatatagaaaatttgaggagaaaaaaaataaagaaatcagggAGCCATCAATTTGGTGGCAGACTCAGCAACCAGGCGTCAGGGGTCACAGTGTGGTAGGCTAGAACAGAGTAGCAAGTGTAGTGGTCACAGTCTGCTGGGGGAAACCCAGGAGCAGGCCTGAAGCCTGGCTTGGCCCAGGAGCCAGTCTGGCTGAGGAATCCCAGGCCTAATATTTTTCCCCAGCCTTCAACAAAGAAGACACTTGTGTCTGTTTCCCTCCTTTTAAACTCTCCCCAACAGTCAACATCTGTTCCAAAATTGAGTTGCCTGCCTGTTCCTCTGCCTTCATGGCGTTTGTCTTTGCGCTTTCCACCGTCTGGAGTACCTCTACTGTCTGCTGGGAGACATCTGCATACACTTCCAGACGCCAACTTGCAAGAAAATCTTCTTTGCCTCCTCTGCCCTCAGTGACATTTTTCAAACCAGAGCCCTCACTCAGCTAACTTTACCGTTCAGCTCTTCATCTTTACTAGCTGCACATCTCAGACAGTTACTTAAATTCTATTCCTCGGCTTCTTCAAAGAGGAAATGGGAATGGGGCCGCATACTTTCTTGATGAACATCCCTCAGCCTCGATGAGGTGGAGCGCTCGCAGCAGTCAGGAGGCACCGGTGGGCAGCTGAGAACGGATGGGTTTCGTGTGCAGGTTGTTTTCCTCCGGcctctctcattcttttatcGATCCCTCTGCAATCTGTTTCTTCCGAGAACCTTTCTTCCTCCCAGCCTGCATGGAGGTTTGCTGCACAGTCAAAGCAAGGACAGGAGACTCTTTGCCAAAGTTAAAAGCGCATCAAACACGCctagcatttattattttaatcacaaacCTACAGACCTCTCAGTACACCCTCCTTGGGGCTTGACCCCAACAATCCAAAGCTGATGACCTTGAGTCTATGTGGTaggaggggtggggatgggtgggGAACGCCTCTTGATAACTCTGAAGTGGGGAGGATTCCTCCAAATGGAGAACTGGGTGGAGGCTGGAGGTCGGGGGTGACAGCTTCTGAGTAGGGCGTCAGTAAAAAATCAGATAAACAAAAGAGGGGGTACATATGCTTTTGCAACCCTCCCTCCAAGCCTCTGCCTTGGTGGGACAGGCTTCCACTTTTTCTTGTGCTGAGGAAGTCCCCAGAAAGGCCCTTTCCTTCATCCTGTTCCTCTACACGTTGAAGAAGAGTACTGGGGTGCTGGTTCTGGGAACCCGGACTCAGTACCCCCTAATCCCCATCACCTCCCCAAACTGCCCTTCAGGCAAGGAGGCAAGACTCTGCCCAAGCGCGGGTCTAACTCCTGATCCAGGTCTGGAATGTCAATCCACAAGATTTCAAGATCTGCCCCCAAGATCTGCCCCCTTCTCCAAGGGCAAGGTCGGCTCAGAGTCCTCCTAGGTTAAGTTCCGTTGGTCCCAGGTGAAGGCAGGGGAGCTTAAGTACCACTCTTCCCTGCAGTGTGGAATGCTCAGGTGGGATGGGATGTTGCTAAGGGACAAGGGCTGGTATCTCCACTCGGTGGCCTGATCTTACTGACTCCTCCACACCTAAAACACCTGCGCTGGGCTGTTCCTATAGGGAAGGGGCAGGGCCTGGCTCCTCCACTGCCAGAGGGCCAGGACTAAGTTCCCAGGTGAAGGGGCCGGCTCTCATCCTCACTTCTGTTCCTGCCTGGGCAGGGTAGGGCTCATGGGGAAGAGGCGGGGCTTAAACCTCGAGGGTGGGACCTCCATTATTTTGACTCCTCTTCCTCGCCAGGATGGACTAGACTGGTGGTTTccagagaggggctggagcagTATCCTGACACCTCCTAATCCCAAGAGACCTGGCTAGGACAGTCCCTAGAGGACAGGGGCCGACCTCATCCTGTCTCCTTCCTTCACCTGGGCAAGGGTGGGTCCCACGGGGCAGGGGCGAGGCTGTGATCTCTATGGGACAGGCCCTGATGTCACTGCCTTCTCCATGTCTGAAGTACCTGCGCTGGCAGGTCCTGTGGGAAAGGGGCAGGGCCTCATCTGACTCCTCCTCCTTGCCTGGTTACAGGGGTGGGGCCTTATCACATCTCTTCCCCCAGAACACCTGGGCAGGGCAGTCTCATGGGAGGGTAGGGGAAAAGGCGGGGCCTCATCCTGACTTGTCCTCCTTTCCTGGGTGGGGAAGTCCCAGGGGAGGGGTGAGGCCTGATCAGGACTCCTCCTCCATGCTGAAGCTACTGCGGCGACTGCTGGCCTTGGAGACAGCGGGGGATACCGAAGAGAGCAGGGGATCAGAGGCAGCCCGCAGTGGGGACAGGGCACCCCCCGACAGTCCTCCCaccaccccttcctcctcctccatcagaatgtcctccagccccaggtggAAGGGGTCCCCCAGATCCCCCAGGTGGTCGCTGGGAAAGTGCAGGTCCAGAAGGGCATCCGAGGGGGGCGCTGGGGGCTGCTGATGGGGAGCACCCTGGGCAGGTCCCCCCCCTGCATGAAACGTTGCTGTGCctggcctgccctcctcctcaaCGTCCAGCTGCTCTGGCTTGAGGCTGTCAGAGGCTGAAGTTGTGGCCAGGGAGagcagccctggggtgggaggtaCCGGCAGACCATGGATCTGAGCCTGCAGTTCTAGCTCCTGCAAAACAGTCGGGGGGGGGGGATAAGATGGGGTTCAGAGTCCCTCAGAGGCAGAGGAGTGTAACAGTTAAAagggcaggctgcctgggttcgAATTCAGTCTCTGCCACTCACTAGTTTGCAGAActttaggcaagttgcttaacgtCTATGAGCCTCAGAGtcccaatctgtaaaatgggtatactAATGGtcccatagggttgttgtgaggattaatttaGTAAATGGAGATAAGGCTCCTGTCAGTGCATGGCACAAGATCAACGCCATGCACACTAGCTAACGTTATTATTCTTGTTATTGTTATGCTTGCTACTTATCGTCATCATCATGTGAGTCGGGAAGCCTGGCAATCCCCCAAGTATGCCAGGAAGGGAAATCCTGGCCTGttcttcctctgcctctgcctgcagGAAGcccccctcacccctgcccctgcctcctccttccagaCCTGAATTCGGAGCTGCAGGCTGCGGTTGGCTTGCTCCAGGGATCGCTGCCGGCTCTCCAGGTCTTTGGAGCGCTGTTGCTCCTTCTGCAACTTGCGGATGTAATCCACAGAGGCTTTGAGGATGGTGCCCTTGTTCCAGCGCATCTCCCTGTGGGGCCCGAGGGGGAGGACAGAAGGGAGCACTGCACATGGAGTCTCAGGAGCTGAGCAGAGGATTGCACCAGGTAGACGGAGCACCCACCCCCTGCCGCAAAGTTGAGGTGGGGGTACATCAGGGGCATGGAATGCTCAGATGAAACCCCCTGCCTGGAACCTTCCAGCGATGCCTCATCACACCCTGAAcccaggaagccctctctgacccAATCCCTTACTGCTCCTCTCACCCATGTCCCTCTGATTCACCCCACGacagccacactggcttctccATGCTCCAAGAACATGGAGAACCATTCCCACCTCAAGGCCTCCGGCCCAGCTGTGCTCTCCACCTTGAATACTCTTCCCCCAGACACCCAGATGGCTCCTGCCTCACCTCCTTAGGCTCTTTCTTCAAATGCTTCCTTGTCAGTGGAGcctgccctgtccccaccctcctCACCCCAAACTGCAACTCTCCTCAGCATTCTgccatcttccttccattctttagTCTTCTCCACAATAGTCATCATAATCGTCTGGATTTTACTTGTTTATCCTGTTTGCTGTCTGTCTGCCTCCACTAGAACATCAGTTCCACGAGCTTGGGGACTTTTGTTTTGTTCCCTCTGGTATCCTCAGGCCTAGCACGGTACCTGGCACAAAGCTGAAGCtcaagacatttcttttttttttttttccctgctttatctctccaaacccccccgtacacagttgtatatcttagttgcaggtccttctagttgtgggatgtgggacgccgcctcaacgtggcctgacaagtggtgccatgtctgtgcccaggatccgaaccctgggccgccacagcggagtgcgcgaacttaaccactcggccacggagccggccctcaAGACATTTCTTGAGTAAATAAAGCAAGTGCTAAACGAACACAGAATGAAGCGCCTGTGTCCTACAGGGACCAGACAAGGCACGGGGACCATAACATCATGCACCTAAAATCTtaggtgaggatgtggtgagGGGCCACAACCCTGCTCAGGGTGAGGAAAGGTGGGTGGGAAAGGGTCAGAGGAGCAGaactgccaggtggttcccattCAGGAATGACTTTAGGGGAACAGGACCCCCCCCCACCTTCTGGGCTCCCAGCTCAGACTCACGGGTCACTGGACTTGGGGATGAGGGTGCCCAGCTCCTTGATCCTGTCGTTAATGTTGAATCGCCTGCGACGCTCAACTttggaggtggaggagagaaagaaagagtggcAGAGTCATCAATGGGccgaagagggaagaggagaaacgGGAGTTGGGCGGTTGTTGCAGGGAGAGGCCCCCCCCAAGGAAGGCAGGGGCGCACGACACGTTGGCAAGGGCACGCGCTGCCACTCACTGAGGTTGTGATTGTCTTTCTTCTGTCGCTCCTTCAAAAGGGCCTTGGCCTCTGTCTCTGGAAAAGAGGAGGGGTGCTCAGGGCCTTTGGGCACGGGAAAGACGGAGGGCAGCGTGTGCAGTGGCTGAGGCAGGCTTTGGCGGGTGCAGGCAGaggaagtgactttttaaaaatgcgcCACTCTTTACTATTTTTTAGGAAGACATGGTGACAGGCCATTTGTTAAACTCCAGATGAGAGGAAGAGGGGTAGAAGCAGGACCATGGCCATATGGAAAAAAGAGGGCAAATACCCCCCATTTCTGTCTGCTTAAACCCCTTCCCCCAGAATCAGGCCCACCTCCAGACCTGGGAGACGTGGGCTCAGCCTGGGGTACAGGATGGATGCTCGGGGCCACGACCCCGGGCCTTACCAGAGATCTCCCGTTTGATGTTGGGCAGCTCAGCTGGGCAGGAGTTGCTGACGGTGATGGCTGGCGTGGCCACACCCTGACTACTGTACACATCAAGCAGATTCCCTGACACAggcagctgggggcagggagggcagagaaACGACGGTTGGAAACAGACCCCACACTTGGCTCCTTCTCAGAACCAGGCTCCCAACCCTCCACACACTCCAAAGATGGACCC
It encodes:
- the TFE3 gene encoding transcription factor E3 isoform X2; the encoded protein is MSSSSSSRVLLRQQLMRAQAQEQERRERREQAAASSFPSPAPASPAISVVGVSAGGHALGRPPPAQVPREVLKVQTHLENPTRYHLQQARRQQVKQYLSTTLGPKLASQALTPPPGAASAQPLPAPEAAHTAGPTGSAPNSPMALLTIGSSSEKEIDDVIDEIISLESSYNDEMLSYLPGGTAGLQLPSTLPVSGNLLDVYSSQGVATPAITVSNSCPAELPNIKREISETEAKALLKERQKKDNHNLIERRRRFNINDRIKELGTLIPKSSDPEMRWNKGTILKASVDYIRKLQKEQQRSKDLESRQRSLEQANRSLQLRIQELELQAQIHGLPVPPTPGLLSLATTSASDSLKPEQLDVEEEGRPGTATFHAGGGPAQGAPHQQPPAPPSDALLDLHFPSDHLGDLGDPFHLGLEDILMEEEEGVVGGLSGGALSPLRAASDPLLSSVSPAVSKASSRRSSFSMEEES